The genomic stretch acaagcagcaccgcgaacacggtagacttccagccgtggttccatcgtagaacctaaaccggagtgcGATGCGTctcaggcacgcctcgttagcttgttaacactgtgggaccaacgtgagtgcagaggcataaagagacctcgggcaccctcagtagcctatattggcgtgtcggatgtatcatatactgaaataaaatttgttggggcacgttcgttacatgtggtggggcgggaaacgtgtgtagcggtggcgggaatgtatttttgcaactaacacccacgcttgcaacgagtcaaagatataagctcaatttctaacatccctccctgtcaaatactgtgtttttaactcaggctatcgtctataatgggattacttgctgagcggagatgtgaaaccagcataatttttctcacacaaaataaaacaccatttttaacaccatactcccaattcaaatgggtgtacaaaaggtgcattcggcggaaaacacctgtttcaacaccctactttacacccttaatgatccacattggtaaaacgtggtgtatgtcgatattacatcTTTAGTAATGCATtttttgcactctttgtggaatagaaaagggtgtttttataagaatacaccttgtttgagcaaataaaggtgtaaaatgctTTACTGTGTGTTGAAAGCAAATTCCAGGTCGGACCAAATAAAGCACGTGTCAATTTTAAATTTGACATGATGATGTTACGTAAGAGAGTGCCTTGCTACTGTCGGGTAACGCAGTGGTGGAACTGACAAATTGCTGTTCGTAGCAGCTCTGGTAGCAGGGAAATTTTAGTTTTGTAGCAGGTTTCGCTGCTTTTGGAGCAGAGCGCACAGAGCCCTAATTCTGTTGCAAAGAGGAGAACAACATTTGTGGTTCTACTGGCGCCATCCCGGAGCCGTATATAGACGTCCTGACAGGACTCGGGATACCATCTCCACAAGTATATAATGCTGTTACAAGCCAATCTCGCTTGCCCTGAAACACAAGCCTGGAGTATTGGTTCTCTTCAATTGTCAACTCGGACAttacggcttctctatcggctCCAATCACTATGCTGCCTTTCCAGTTTTAAGACAGGTTTAAGTCAATGGGTCTCAATGCCATACCAGACTTTTATCAGTAAGCTGCTGCACGCAAAAAAACGACGCAGGATCATTTTTACGAGGTTTTCCATTTGGGAGAAAAATATGTGCAGCAGAAGCTCAGTCCGCCGGAACAGAATCGGGGAATCCCACGAAAACGTCCGCGCAATTGCCCCGAAAAGGCACCTTGGCCATGAACTTCTTGTCATTAAAGGACTGTCTCAGACGATGTATAGCACCAGATAGAGACCTCCTGTGGCACAGTAATACCGCTTTCAGTTCTGGAAACTGCTGGATCAAGAGCCGGACCAAGTGACAGCCAGCGCAAAATCACAATGCAAGAAAGATAATCTGAGATACACCAAATGCATTCTGACTGAACTTGACACGTTTGTTCTGCGACGTCGAGTTCTCGAAGTAGTGATAACAATCGAGAACAGCTTCCACATGGCTAGACTCGGCAAGTTCACGACCGAAAGTATTATACGTCAAAGAGGAAGAAGAGCTGGATTCAGTTGTTATTTGAGTTCAAGCCGCTTCATGCTGAAACAGGTACGACGTGGTCCTACatgtaaaaacaaacaaacaaacgttatcgaaacacagaaaaacaatgCACCGCCTTATGAGGGTATCCACTGAAGGTTAGTTTACTTTCGCCCTCGAACATCCATGCTATTATATCGTGGCTGAATGCGACTAGCCATTGGGAATGTAGTTTGCATTATCGGGCTTCCTCTAGAAcccttatggcgaattcgggtggtcatttcggagcaactttttttgccagatctcgagcagtcatgttcgcttggtcaaaatgaagcaaatctcgcatgttcgcgtggcgctttccgagcgctcggaatttgctagctagcactttttttgctcGGTCTCAAAACGACGGAGCAGCGGATTgctcaactatatccggtgtcgtcacatgcGCATCAATGCGCCgaagttagcagacgacgttagcagacgacggaaccgtTGAAGCGCAGTTCAGCATGGCGGAGGGAATAGAAAGTGAGAAAAGTGCAGGAATGTCGTTGTACCATGAACTGGGAACAGTTCTTCTTGCGCCTCCTTATTCACCAGAGCCTGATGACGATAGCGGGAACGATTTCGAGGAAGATGTGCTGTCCTTCGCGAACGCCTTCCTAGCGTTTCTTCCCTCTGAACTGAGACCAAAAGTAGAGGGGTTCGTCGAAGATAAAGTGCAGTCGTACAGTGATGAAGAGGTCTGCAGTGAGCATGTGCTCAATGGCTGTATGTAATATAACAACGAATTTGTCAACAGTTCAGGAGGAACTTTCGGTTAAGGCGGGACGTCTGTGAAACATTGGTAGCAGGGTTCGCCGCATCAGACGTCTACCCGATGAGCCTCACACACGGTGGAGCCACACCGAAAACGCCGGAATGCCACGTTCTGTCATTTCTGTGGTACGTATTACGTGTAACACGGCGAAAACGAGCATTGTAGGGCAGCTCATTTAAATCATTTCAGACAACAGTATCCCGTTTTATTGTAGCACTTTGTATAAAATATATATCAGATGGTAAGTAGCACCCAGtgccaacattttttttctagAAATTTTTTGCCTTCAGCTGCACCCTGCAGGCACATGATGTGCACTTAGGCATTTTGGGTGTTGAATTGTGTGCATTTGGATGCATTTTTCAATTGGTGGCACGCATTTTTgttgtacagtgaaccctcgttattatgaccatggtcgttcccgaaaattttggtcataatgcggaattgtcatattaacggggggatttgcagaggtttcactgcattgttcccgaggagtatggtcgtaaagcgcgtatgtcacattatcgggggtcatattaacgagggttcagtGTAATTCTAACTTTGTGTCTTTCTAGGTATGCTGGCAACAAGTCATCAATCAGGGACGTGGCTGGACGCTTCGGTGTGAGTGAGAGTTGCCGGCATTCCATGCTAACACGAGTAATGACTTACTTGTGCCAGATTGCACACAGAGTCATCTGCTTCCCTGAACATCTGGAGGGCATGGCTCAAGAATTTGAGAAAGTGAGCGCATTTGTATCTGCATATTCAAATAATTGCGTATGTTGATGTTATTGCCAGCTTTTATGTACGTATTTATATTTGTCTCACATTGTCACCCGAGACCATACATTATACAGTTTAGCAAAAATTCTACTGCCCTAATTCCTTTGTAGATACCTGGATTTCATGGGGTCATTGGCTGCATTGATGGCACTTTCATACCAATCCGGTGTCCTGCGCACAAGCCCCGTGTCACGTACGTCAACCGGCACGTCATGATCTCACTGACACTCCAGGGAATTTGTGACAACCGCCGCCGTTTTCTGGACGTGTCAACAGGCTTTCCCAGCAAGATCCATGATGGGAGAGTCCTCACACTGTCCAACATATCAAAACGTCTGCCTTCCCTATGTGATGGTGGCAGGTACCACATTCTTGGTGACGCTGCTTATCCTTGCAGGGAATACCTTATAACTCCATATAAGGACTATGGAAACCTGACTGAAGCGCAGTCGACATTTAACATGAAGCTGTGTGTCACAAGAGTGCTCATTGAGAACACCTTTCGCATTCTAAAGCAAAACTTTCGGCAGCTAAAGGACGTAGAATTTTTTTCAGTGGAGAGGATGTGTCAGTTGATCATGTCGTGCTGCGTTGTACACAATTTGTGCATCGATGCTAATGACCTCATGGAGGAGAGTCTCCAGGAGAGCCAAGAAGATCTGGACCCTGGAGATGGAGACGTCGGGGAGGAGCAAACTGCGCTGCGCAACCTTGGTGAATTGAAGCGTCAGTGGCTGGTGAACATGGTAGCACAATAAATGTAAGTCACTCCAGTGTAGGTAGAACAACACAGTATAGAAGCCCTTTCGGTTCATCTGTATTGTCCCTCCTAAGTTTATACTTCATTATGTAGTGTGACACTACCTTTTGCCAGAATATTAGAAAACAGAGAGCCAGGGGCTAAAATGGGGACAGGAACATTATTCCTAAGGCAGAAGTGCACAGAGACCtgcagacggacaaacacagaAGCATCCCATGCCAGCAAGTGCAAAGTGGAAGTGCATGCAAAGGAGTAAATATAAATAAGACACTGCATGTGGGGAAACAAGGAGAAAAAGAGGGAATATGAAAATATATCATTCTAAAGGCACCTCTGCTTCTCCTAGCAGACGTCTTATCAAGTTACCATTTATCATATGGAGTCTCACAATTTCTTTGTGTCGCCTTTCTCTGTTTTGTTCACGCTCCCTTTCTCTTTCATCTCTGTGCCTATTCATTTCatccatttaaaaaaaaaagcttttaaTTCAGCCATTCTGGCTCGTCCAGGCTTATTCCTGCGGTGGCGTGGTGTACTGAGAGTCGGCTCTGGTGTAACTGTTGCCGCCGTTGGTTGTCACTGTTGGTTGCTGCTGTTAACTGTTGTTTCAGTTGCTGCAGGGGCTCTCACACTGTTTGACCCTTCTGACCCTGTCGGCACTTCGTGTGATGTGGAAGGCAGTGTACCACGTTCTATGGTAGCATCACAGGGAGGCACTTTTCTCCTGACGTCACTAACATTCCATATTACTTGTGGCTGTATActatcgtctgcttggcgtatCTGCTCCAATTCCCTTTCATATGGCACAGCTTGCCTGCTTCGGCCAGATGTCCTGTTATTATCTATTGCCTTTTTTTTCGTACTCATTACTGTCTTAATTCTTACGTCACACTGGTTTGGCGTTTTTGTTGTGTTAAGAATCCTGTTTAATTCGTGGGATATTGACTCAAacatttgctttttgtttttgaaCTTTTTGTATGGACCTATCTGTGTACTATAACGGCTGTATAAGTCCATCAATAACATtgtctctccgtctgtccattttgatgctgaaagaaaaaaaagcaaatgtTACATTTTCACTGCACCTCTACTTCATAATGAAGTTGTGTAAAGTCGTAATCAAGTTAAAACACCTTGTAGGGGGTTCAACTCCCACTTTCCCTTAAACTGTacttttggtagtgcatttggcaGGAGAAAACAAGGGGAAAATACTCCTCCCTATTTAAAGTCCTTATAGAACCcatcctgaaatatttttctggctatccGCTACTCTGCACTCATGTTGGCTATATTCTGTAGCAACCTTGCAGATTATGTGCCAGACACTTAATGCTTTCCGACAAATAGCCACAGTATGTGTATTTAGCATCTCACATTTATGTCAGGAGATGTTTCTCTACAGAGCACAACCTCACTTTGTAAAATATACATTACCTGTGCTGTTGGCTGACTCTCCACGTGTACTTGCAACAGCACTGCTGCTTTGACTTTCTGTGTTGAGATGAAATTAAAATGGTATTATATATACCTGTGTTGAGCAAACTTTTACTCAGCTTTAATACAGGGTACTTTTAGTTGAGTGCAAAGTGTTTATGCAACCAGGTACATGCTTTCTTGCTGTCCTCACAAACACTTTGCTCCTGATTTCTCCACATGAGTTTATGACTTACCATCATTTTTGTCTGCATCCTGGCTGGGAGGATTCTCTGGGAAGCCCTGTGATGACCCCGCAACTGTCAAAACGAAATAAGGGGTATCGTGAGAACAATCTTTAAGAGATTGTATGTGTCATGGACGGCCAATTGTGCATTacagtcaatttacaaaaagcaATCACATGGAGATGTACACCTATTTCCACTTAGCTCGCTTACGGGCCGTATAATGGGGTAGAGCACTTTTATTGTAAGCAACACAACATAAATCGGCTTGCAAACTACAAATCCGAACGCCGGACACCCCGCGCATCATCACAGAGACACGCGTTATCACCAACAGTGTTTACAAAGCTATTATAGCAACTTTGTGCCAATTAACTTTGTTACGACGAGGATCATTGCGTGTTCACAGCACTTACCCGACAGATTTCCGCTGCAGAGACCTTCCAGGAGCCTCAAAACATCGCTACTGACAGCGATTTCAGGCATCGCCCATAAATAGTGCGATAGCAGACGATGTTGTTTggcagacgacggaaccggaAAAGGAGGGACCAAcgtgcccctagcgtgatcgaagtgcctaaaaccgctagatttctagcaatcatgttcgggtggcaacggtcacgtgatccagctcggccgccgacctagcaatttccgagcgctcggccgtgttgctatgaaatgaccacccgaattcgctattagtAGTCTAGGCAATGCAGCCTTGCTGGTGCCTTGCGCACGTGCAGCATTCGCTTAAACTTCGTTTTGTTCTGGCTGTGTGAATTGTAACTGCCAAAAACGTGGTTTAGGAAATTGCTTGAATCCTAGCAGAAGTTTTACGCAAATGGAACTGCTTGAAACGCAACGCAAGTTACGAGTGTGACTGCGAATGCGTGTGCTGTCTCGAGAATCCGAATCCTTAGAACAAGGCGCGAGCTGTTTCATTAAGCTCTCACGCGACTCAAGACCCAATGGCGATCTCTAGTTGTAAGACATCAGTGCTTTTACCTCTGAGTTTTGATAGGGACATCACGGCCAGTTGCGATTTAACGATGACATTGAACTCGCGTCTGACGTGAGCAGCACGCTGCGGCTGCACGCGAGACGCCGGAGAGTTGCCACGATAAAAGTAACATTAATACaattttcagtttcggtttcggtttctacGTCCAGAGTTCGTTTTTGTAGCAGCCTTCTTCAAAAAACCGGCTATTTGTAAAAGCATGTAGCAGGATTCGGGCATTGGCGCAATTTGGCGCAAATGGCGCAGCAGTTCCACCACTGTAACGGGAGCGTCCATTTTGATGCTTTGCTAACGCATAACGTATTtagttctcttttttttgttttcgtggtAACGAATCACGGGATTTAGTTCTCCTAACTCGTAACGTGCACAAGTCTGCGCCTCTGTCAACAGTATTTACCATAACTGGCGCCTGATGAAAAAAACAGACTAAACTTCCCATCGGTAACTGAGGCTGAACCCGGTACGAAATACTACTGATAGTATTGATACATGGAGTTTAGAGAAGTCGaaactctttcttttttcgtagCACACCATATGTTTCTACTCCCTTGACCCATAATAAAAGCAAGAAAACGCAGATTTTCAGTATACATGACAGGCCCAGGAAAAAATTCCCCCTGAAGAAATTTCCCAGAAAGAAAATATCCCCTGCTTTTCGCACGCGTAGACTTGTTGATTTTAGACGTTGGCTTTTGCGAGGACAGTGTTCATATGTGAattttgaacaccaaagcgagTAATCGTTTACAACAACAGTGGGGAACAATCGTCTATTATATTCGATTTTCGAATTAAATATGCAATTCAATCCTGGAACTTCGAATGAAATCCATGTTCcttccaaaccgaatatatATAATTGTCCCGAAGCTGCACACGTAAACACGCCACAGGAGATGTCATAGAACAAAGTGAGCACTACATCATATTCCGATGTGTATGAATATATCGCGTGTACGTATATGTTGTATAGGGAAGGGCGACTCGGGTATCACTAGTGTCGCCTCTCAAACAAGTTGGACGCCACCTGGCGACAGAATCGAATGAATGATAAACGAAAAGGCTCGCACGCTTCGCATGCGTTTTGCCCGAGACTTCTTCTGTATTTCTTAGTGCATGGAGTTCTTACTAATGCAAAGGTCGTGATGTAGACGTCGCTGTTCAGGGGCGAGGTTCACAAACCGTAAGTAACGATAATATGCGCCTAAGACGTCGCAGCTAGCCTACGACGCGCGTACGCCGGCGTCCTCGACGGTCTTAAGCACGATTCAGAATGTTATCGTAGTGGAGAAGGTACCCGCGCTTTGCCGAGGAAAAGAGAGTTGCTCATTTCCTGTCATATGCAGCTCAGAGCGAAACAGCCAAAGGGCGTCAGAGTGCGTTTTCACTAAGGTAACTATGACGAGAATCTGCAATCGTACCAATAAGAGCCATCCCgttagaagaagaaggagaggaAGTCTGTCTCCAATCGTTTTGTTATAACCACAACCTACTAGATTGCTAGGCACCCCTTCctagcgccgcatttggaagctagcaggggcgctactcatcggcccgggtATTGCTCCCCCAAtttatggtgggctagaaagactggtgtgtTTACCGCCACATTCAATACATAAAAtgcgcgatgcccctgttttgaagccaagcgCCTGAGATCCGGTGCTATGCGCTTGCTGCGAACCATGCGGGTTGTCGTTCCAgttgaactagtccaacatgtCCTGTGTGTGATGGCGTATGCTTGCTTGACTATTTTGATGCGGAACATATTTTGACCAGTAGTGTTTTGGTTTGCGTACTGACCgtttactagcatccgcagttctttgtaacgaaaccacgtgacatttgctgCTGTCACGTCAGCCAAACTGACAatccctgcaagcgaaagatatcggaatgttgcgaagcacgtgGCCCCATGTCTTATATAAAGAGTGATTACTGCATGCTTCCGTTAGCTTGCCTCGTTGATCTGCACTCTTTGATTTCAACGTGAGTTCCTGTGTACTGGAAGGTCGGAACATTTGGTCACGGAACATAGGCAGATGGTAGATGGCtcaactaaattgtcatttagctaaactatggGGCATTATATACAATGTACCTCGCCGCACATCTTATGTCCTATGTAGTTATTTTGCTCCTTATGTAACTCGTGTAGTTATCCGCGTATAAAGGAGCGCGGTATCAGCGACAAAACATGAAATTTCATTGTATACTGGTGCTCTAGCGGCACTCGCGTCTAAACGATATACGTGGACCCTCAAGAGTCTTCCCCGTGCCCGTAGCACCTCGATATTATCTCTGCACGCATCCTCGTACTCTGGAGTCATATATAAAAATTAAGCAaaaaagtgtcacatgtgaattaTTAAACCAAAAtgcttgaatggaattgatgCGAGGTCCCAGAACATCCTGTTCAATTCATTGTATTCACCGTCTGAGCGGCCTTATAGCGCTCCTAACGTGTTATTATAAAGTTTCCAGTTGAAAAGCCTAATTTATGTCCGCCCTATGACTTGCTAAATGTGTGCTTGGTGTGCTCCGCCAGTGATACTACTTCTCATCTGTCATCCAACCCTCACTCGTTCCAAAACCGTCGTCCTACATTTTGCAGGTTAACCCATTCACCATATATGCATCTGTTTGTATTTTCACCGGTTGTAGACGTCCTGGGATAGCCAATCCGACTCCGTCGCAGCTGACATCCCCATGTTTTTCTTCTACCTCGTCACCATAATCCAGGTGATATTAAAAAGGGTATAGTTACAAATGGAACCTATTAACATTGAATTCAAAATCATGATTGCTGAACATATAGTCCCGCtttgcgatagtcgtgacgttgcccgcctagcGTAGCCGACTACGACAAGCAGTTGCACGCCTTTTTTCTTGAACACATTATATGGTTACATGGTCTCCAACAGTAACACATCATCAAAACGTTATCCGTGCGGGTGATTTAAACCGGACGAAGGTAAATTAGGAAACCTTAACCGAAGTTGGAGACTTTATGAATGGAACTGCACGTCTGGATATTTACTTTTGCGACGATCTATCCCAAACCGTCAGGAGCTACGCTAGAATTCAATGCGCTTGTACATCAATACTTGGTATATTCCTGGTGTCTAACACTTTTGACTCGAAATGGAACTGCCAAGTATTTGGTGAACTTTAATTTCCCAAGATGGTTCTTTTGAGATGCACCATAGTAATTTTTAATAGTTTGAACCAGGTTCGTAGCACCAAAAGAAACGTttgtttttatttcgtgttagcaccgcgaagctatgagcgatgcacagatgtggacagatggagagaggacagcaggaaggagtgggggtgcAGGGGTTAGTATTCGTCCTGTACctacttcaggggaaactgtaccgacgttcgtctggaaagtctgccggaaggGCTAGGGAAAACGTCAGACAATatagccagtggtaggatttgaacccaccacatcccagtcttcagcactacCTCAACGGTCATACCACTGGTATGCCTCCTTGGTCGACTtaaaggggaactgtgccgacattcgtctggaaagtatagaaaaacaaaaacagggaaaacctcagacagcacaaccacGTAGGTAGGAAGAAATGTTCGGGAGGACCGTGATATTCCCGGGTGCTGCTTAGGTGAGACTACCGGCATATAGAATACTCGTGTTACCCATAGTAGTAATCACTGGACACACACTGCCGCCAACGCACAACTAGCCTTAAacacaattaattaattaattagagttaattgggaccccccacattaatcagcatcatccaatgagtcatcacactaattggggagcgtccaACTCGTGTTCAGGCCATCTGTGctttggcggcaacctgtgtccataaaaaagaaaaaaaaatagatagagatagagtggagagaaggagtttagttgaagatcaacgatgccatcttgaagaaagcggtccgcaACGGACGCTGACCATCGCCTGGCGcaggagcacagaggcaggttgtaAAGCATCTTCAGCTGTGACCacaagttctggacatcctgtgacgtcagctgtgacgtcatcatggcatgtctgggcaggttaggacagctctggacatgcaagagTGAAGATGCTAACCATTAATAGCtatcaacaaaaagaatcagcCACAGAAGCGaaacagcccaccacaacagcagtcacgggtaGCGCAGAaagatgcgactgctccatccgacagccaggcacacaactgaatcataa from Ornithodoros turicata isolate Travis chromosome 4, ASM3712646v1, whole genome shotgun sequence encodes the following:
- the LOC135392297 gene encoding putative nuclease HARBI1 codes for the protein MAEGIESEKSAGMSLYHELGTVLLAPPYSPEPDDDSGNDFEEDVLSFANAFLAFLPSELRPKVEGFVEDKVQSYSDEEFRRNFRLRRDVCETLVAGFAASDVYPMSLTHGGATPKTPECHVLSFLWYAGNKSSIRDVAGRFGVSESCRHSMLTRVMTYLCQIAHRVICFPEHLEGMAQEFEKIPGFHGVIGCIDGTFIPIRCPAHKPRVTYVNRHVMISLTLQGICDNRRRFLDVSTGFPSKIHDGRVLTLSNISKRLPSLCDGGRYHILGDAAYPCREYLITPYKDYGNLTEAQSTFNMKLCVTRVLIENTFRILKQNFRQLKDVEFFSVERMCQLIMSCCVVHNLCIDANDLMEESLQESQEDLDPGDGDVGEEQTALRNLGELKRQWLVNMVAQ